In Notamacropus eugenii isolate mMacEug1 chromosome 1, mMacEug1.pri_v2, whole genome shotgun sequence, one genomic interval encodes:
- the ELMO3 gene encoding engulfment and cell motility protein 3 isoform X1, protein MAPPRNVVKIAIQMPGAIPQLIQLDQAKPLAAVLKEVCSAWNLNDPEHYALQYADGHRKYITESNRSEIKNGSILSLSIAPDKEAERLLNALQSGNREVKREALSRLARLAPDLTFAGEVINRDGLQRLGAIIEDGDDLGEVLAHGLRAFSELMEHGVVSWETLSSNFVKKVVSYVNMNLMDASVPQLALGLLESLALSSPPLGQLVKQEVPLERLLVHLQVLNQPLQTKAMALLTALLQNASLAERQTMLDFLGQKNLRQFIYKNIIHSPTPLGDEMAHHLYVLQTLILGLLEPRMRTPLDPYNQEQREQLQALRQAAFELDGESQGSGLSADRRRSLCAREFRKLGFSNSNPAQDLQRAPPGLLALDNMLYFSSHAPSAYSRFVLENSSREDKHECPFARSSIQLTLLLCELLHIGEPCSETAQDFSPMFFGQDNSFQELFCVCIQLLNKTWKEMRATQEDFDKVMQVVREQLIRTLALKPTSLELFRTKVNTLSYSEVLRLRQTERMHQEGTMARPILELRERLKPELLGLIRQQRLLRLCEGTLFRKISSRRRQDKVWFCCLSPNHKMLQYGDVEEGMAQPSPESLPDKLPVAEMRALLLGKDCPHIREKGSGKQNKDICELAFSVSYDAGEEEAYLNFIAPSKREFCLWTDGLSALLGGAMGSEQTRMELELLLAMETKLRLLELENVPIPDQPPPVPPPPTNYNFCYDCSIAEP, encoded by the exons ATGGCCCCCCCAAGGAACGTAGTCAAGATCGCCATCCAGATGCCGGGGGCCATCCCGCAGCTCATACAGCTGGACCAG GCCAAGCCCCTTGCGGCAGTGCTGAAGGAGGTCTGCAGCGC CTGGAACCTGAATGACCCCGAACACTACGCCTTGCAGTACGCTGATGGCCATCGGAAGTACATCACTGAGAGC AACCGCTCGGAGATCAAGAATGGGAGCATACTTTCCCTCAGCATTGCACCG GACAAAGAGGCGGAGAGACTTTTGAATGCGCTGCAGAGTGGAAACCGGGAAGTAAAGAGGGAAGCTCTGAGCCGCTTGGCACGACTGGCTCCTGATCTGACCTTTGCAGGAGAAGTTATTAACCGTGACGGGCTTCAGCGCCTGGGGGCCATCATTGAGGATGGGGATGA CCTAGGTGAGGTCTTGGCCCATGGACTGAGGGCCTTCTCTGAGCTCATGGAGCATGGCGTGGTGTCCTGGGAGACACTCAGTAGCAACTTTGTCAAGAAG GTGGTCTCTTATGTGAACATGAATCTGATGGATGCCTCAGTGCCTCAGCTGGCGCTCGGCCTGCTAGAGAGCCTGGCGCTCAGCAGCCCACCCCTGGGCCAGCTTGTGAAGCAGGAGGTGCCCCTGGAAAGGCTGCTGGTGCATCTGCAGGT GCTGAACCAGCCATTGCAGACCAAAGCCATGGCCTTGCTTACTGCACTGCTACAGAATGCCAGCTTAGCTGAGCGACAG acCATGCTGGATTTCTTAGGGCAGAAGAACCTTCGCCAGTTCATTTACAAG AACATTATTCACAGCCCAACACCCCTTGGAGATGAGATGGCTCACCATCTGTATGTACTCCAGACACTCATTCTGGGACTTCTGGAGCCAAGGATGCGGACACCACTAGACCCTTATAACCAG GAGCAGCGGGAGCAGCTGCAAGCCTTGCGCCAAGCAGCCTTTGAGCTGGATGGGGAGTCCCAGGGCAGTGGACTGAGTGCTGACCGTCGCCGATCCCTCTGTGCCCGAGAGTTCCGAAAACTCGGTTTCTCC AACAGCAACCCTGCCCAGGACCTACAGCGAGCCCCGCCAGGGCTGCTGGCCCTTGACAACATGCTTTACTTTTCCAGCCATGCACCCAGTGCCTACAGCCGG TTTGTGCTGGAGAACAGCAGCCGAGAGGACAAACATGAGTGTCCCTTTGCCCGGAGCAGCATCCAGCTCACTCTGTTGCTGTGTGAGCTGTTGCACATTGGGGAACCCT GCTCTGAGACTGCCCAGGACTTCTCTCCCATGTTCTTTGGCCAAGACAACAGCTTCCAGGAGCTCTTCTGCGTCTGCATTCAGTTGCTCAACAAAACATGGAAGGAGATGAGGGCCACCCAGGAGGACTTTGACAAA GTCATGCAGGTGGTTCGGGAACAACTGATTCGGACCCTTGCGTTGAAGCCAACCTCTCTGGAGCTGTTTAGGACCAAGGTGAACACCCTCAGCTACAGCGAAGTGTTGAGGCTCCGGCAGACCGAAAGGATGCATCAGGAAGGCACAATGGCCCGACCCATCCT GGAACTTCGGGAGAGGCTGAAGCCAGAGCTCTTGGGCCTGATCCGTCAGCAGCGGCTGCTTCGGCTCTGTGAGGGGACACTTTTCCGTAAGATTAGCAGCCGCCGGCGACAGG ACAAGGTCTGGTTCTGCTGTCTCTCCCCTAACCACAAGATGTTGCAGTATGGGGACGTGGAGGAAGGAATGGCCCAACCCTCTCCAGAAAGCCTGCCTGACAAGC TCCCTGTGGCAGAGATGAGGGCATTGCTGCTGGGCAAGGACTGTCCCCACATCCGGGAGAAAGGCTCTGGGAAACAGAACAAG GACATCTGTGAACTTGCCTTCTCAGTCAGCTATGATGCTGGGGAAGAAGAAGCCTATCTCAACTTCATTGCTCCCTCTAAGCGGGAG TTCTGCCTGTGGACCGACGGGCTGAGTGCCTTGCTAGGTGGGGCCATGGGCAGCGAGCAGACGCGGATGGAGCTGGAGCTGCTGCTGGCTATGGAGACTAAGCTTCGGCTGTTGGAGTTGGAGAATGTGCCCATCCCTGACCAGCCACCCCCTGTCCCCCCGCCACCTACTAACTACAACTTCTGCTATGACTGCAGCATTGCTGAACCTTGA
- the ELMO3 gene encoding engulfment and cell motility protein 3 isoform X2, producing the protein MAPPRNVVKIAIQMPGAIPQLIQLDQAKPLAAVLKEVCSAWNLNDPEHYALQYADGHRKYITESNRSEIKNGSILSLSIAPDKEAERLLNALQSGNREVKREALSRLARLAPDLTFAGEVINRDGLQRLGAIIEDGDDLGEVLAHGLRAFSELMEHGVVSWETLSSNFVKKVVSYVNMNLMDASVPQLALGLLESLALSSPPLGQLVKQEVPLERLLVHLQVLNQPLQTKAMALLTALLQNASLAERQTMLDFLGQKNLRQFIYKNIIHSPTPLGDEMAHHLYVLQTLILGLLEPRMRTPLDPYNQEQREQLQALRQAAFELDGESQGSGLSADRRRSLCAREFRKLGFSNSNPAQDLQRAPPGLLALDNMLYFSSHAPSAYSRFVLENSSREDKHECPFARSSIQLTLLLCELLHIGEPCSETAQDFSPMFFGQDNSFQELFCVCIQLLNKTWKEMRATQEDFDKVVREQLIRTLALKPTSLELFRTKVNTLSYSEVLRLRQTERMHQEGTMARPILELRERLKPELLGLIRQQRLLRLCEGTLFRKISSRRRQDKVWFCCLSPNHKMLQYGDVEEGMAQPSPESLPDKLPVAEMRALLLGKDCPHIREKGSGKQNKDICELAFSVSYDAGEEEAYLNFIAPSKREFCLWTDGLSALLGGAMGSEQTRMELELLLAMETKLRLLELENVPIPDQPPPVPPPPTNYNFCYDCSIAEP; encoded by the exons ATGGCCCCCCCAAGGAACGTAGTCAAGATCGCCATCCAGATGCCGGGGGCCATCCCGCAGCTCATACAGCTGGACCAG GCCAAGCCCCTTGCGGCAGTGCTGAAGGAGGTCTGCAGCGC CTGGAACCTGAATGACCCCGAACACTACGCCTTGCAGTACGCTGATGGCCATCGGAAGTACATCACTGAGAGC AACCGCTCGGAGATCAAGAATGGGAGCATACTTTCCCTCAGCATTGCACCG GACAAAGAGGCGGAGAGACTTTTGAATGCGCTGCAGAGTGGAAACCGGGAAGTAAAGAGGGAAGCTCTGAGCCGCTTGGCACGACTGGCTCCTGATCTGACCTTTGCAGGAGAAGTTATTAACCGTGACGGGCTTCAGCGCCTGGGGGCCATCATTGAGGATGGGGATGA CCTAGGTGAGGTCTTGGCCCATGGACTGAGGGCCTTCTCTGAGCTCATGGAGCATGGCGTGGTGTCCTGGGAGACACTCAGTAGCAACTTTGTCAAGAAG GTGGTCTCTTATGTGAACATGAATCTGATGGATGCCTCAGTGCCTCAGCTGGCGCTCGGCCTGCTAGAGAGCCTGGCGCTCAGCAGCCCACCCCTGGGCCAGCTTGTGAAGCAGGAGGTGCCCCTGGAAAGGCTGCTGGTGCATCTGCAGGT GCTGAACCAGCCATTGCAGACCAAAGCCATGGCCTTGCTTACTGCACTGCTACAGAATGCCAGCTTAGCTGAGCGACAG acCATGCTGGATTTCTTAGGGCAGAAGAACCTTCGCCAGTTCATTTACAAG AACATTATTCACAGCCCAACACCCCTTGGAGATGAGATGGCTCACCATCTGTATGTACTCCAGACACTCATTCTGGGACTTCTGGAGCCAAGGATGCGGACACCACTAGACCCTTATAACCAG GAGCAGCGGGAGCAGCTGCAAGCCTTGCGCCAAGCAGCCTTTGAGCTGGATGGGGAGTCCCAGGGCAGTGGACTGAGTGCTGACCGTCGCCGATCCCTCTGTGCCCGAGAGTTCCGAAAACTCGGTTTCTCC AACAGCAACCCTGCCCAGGACCTACAGCGAGCCCCGCCAGGGCTGCTGGCCCTTGACAACATGCTTTACTTTTCCAGCCATGCACCCAGTGCCTACAGCCGG TTTGTGCTGGAGAACAGCAGCCGAGAGGACAAACATGAGTGTCCCTTTGCCCGGAGCAGCATCCAGCTCACTCTGTTGCTGTGTGAGCTGTTGCACATTGGGGAACCCT GCTCTGAGACTGCCCAGGACTTCTCTCCCATGTTCTTTGGCCAAGACAACAGCTTCCAGGAGCTCTTCTGCGTCTGCATTCAGTTGCTCAACAAAACATGGAAGGAGATGAGGGCCACCCAGGAGGACTTTGACAAA GTGGTTCGGGAACAACTGATTCGGACCCTTGCGTTGAAGCCAACCTCTCTGGAGCTGTTTAGGACCAAGGTGAACACCCTCAGCTACAGCGAAGTGTTGAGGCTCCGGCAGACCGAAAGGATGCATCAGGAAGGCACAATGGCCCGACCCATCCT GGAACTTCGGGAGAGGCTGAAGCCAGAGCTCTTGGGCCTGATCCGTCAGCAGCGGCTGCTTCGGCTCTGTGAGGGGACACTTTTCCGTAAGATTAGCAGCCGCCGGCGACAGG ACAAGGTCTGGTTCTGCTGTCTCTCCCCTAACCACAAGATGTTGCAGTATGGGGACGTGGAGGAAGGAATGGCCCAACCCTCTCCAGAAAGCCTGCCTGACAAGC TCCCTGTGGCAGAGATGAGGGCATTGCTGCTGGGCAAGGACTGTCCCCACATCCGGGAGAAAGGCTCTGGGAAACAGAACAAG GACATCTGTGAACTTGCCTTCTCAGTCAGCTATGATGCTGGGGAAGAAGAAGCCTATCTCAACTTCATTGCTCCCTCTAAGCGGGAG TTCTGCCTGTGGACCGACGGGCTGAGTGCCTTGCTAGGTGGGGCCATGGGCAGCGAGCAGACGCGGATGGAGCTGGAGCTGCTGCTGGCTATGGAGACTAAGCTTCGGCTGTTGGAGTTGGAGAATGTGCCCATCCCTGACCAGCCACCCCCTGTCCCCCCGCCACCTACTAACTACAACTTCTGCTATGACTGCAGCATTGCTGAACCTTGA
- the ELMO3 gene encoding engulfment and cell motility protein 3 isoform X3, with amino-acid sequence MAWCPGRHSVATLSRRLNQPLQTKAMALLTALLQNASLAERQTMLDFLGQKNLRQFIYKNIIHSPTPLGDEMAHHLYVLQTLILGLLEPRMRTPLDPYNQEQREQLQALRQAAFELDGESQGSGLSADRRRSLCAREFRKLGFSNSNPAQDLQRAPPGLLALDNMLYFSSHAPSAYSRFVLENSSREDKHECPFARSSIQLTLLLCELLHIGEPCSETAQDFSPMFFGQDNSFQELFCVCIQLLNKTWKEMRATQEDFDKVMQVVREQLIRTLALKPTSLELFRTKVNTLSYSEVLRLRQTERMHQEGTMARPILELRERLKPELLGLIRQQRLLRLCEGTLFRKISSRRRQDKVWFCCLSPNHKMLQYGDVEEGMAQPSPESLPDKLPVAEMRALLLGKDCPHIREKGSGKQNKDICELAFSVSYDAGEEEAYLNFIAPSKREFCLWTDGLSALLGGAMGSEQTRMELELLLAMETKLRLLELENVPIPDQPPPVPPPPTNYNFCYDCSIAEP; translated from the exons ATGGCGTGGTGTCCTGGGAGACACTCAGTAGCAACTTTGTCAAGAAG GCTGAACCAGCCATTGCAGACCAAAGCCATGGCCTTGCTTACTGCACTGCTACAGAATGCCAGCTTAGCTGAGCGACAG acCATGCTGGATTTCTTAGGGCAGAAGAACCTTCGCCAGTTCATTTACAAG AACATTATTCACAGCCCAACACCCCTTGGAGATGAGATGGCTCACCATCTGTATGTACTCCAGACACTCATTCTGGGACTTCTGGAGCCAAGGATGCGGACACCACTAGACCCTTATAACCAG GAGCAGCGGGAGCAGCTGCAAGCCTTGCGCCAAGCAGCCTTTGAGCTGGATGGGGAGTCCCAGGGCAGTGGACTGAGTGCTGACCGTCGCCGATCCCTCTGTGCCCGAGAGTTCCGAAAACTCGGTTTCTCC AACAGCAACCCTGCCCAGGACCTACAGCGAGCCCCGCCAGGGCTGCTGGCCCTTGACAACATGCTTTACTTTTCCAGCCATGCACCCAGTGCCTACAGCCGG TTTGTGCTGGAGAACAGCAGCCGAGAGGACAAACATGAGTGTCCCTTTGCCCGGAGCAGCATCCAGCTCACTCTGTTGCTGTGTGAGCTGTTGCACATTGGGGAACCCT GCTCTGAGACTGCCCAGGACTTCTCTCCCATGTTCTTTGGCCAAGACAACAGCTTCCAGGAGCTCTTCTGCGTCTGCATTCAGTTGCTCAACAAAACATGGAAGGAGATGAGGGCCACCCAGGAGGACTTTGACAAA GTCATGCAGGTGGTTCGGGAACAACTGATTCGGACCCTTGCGTTGAAGCCAACCTCTCTGGAGCTGTTTAGGACCAAGGTGAACACCCTCAGCTACAGCGAAGTGTTGAGGCTCCGGCAGACCGAAAGGATGCATCAGGAAGGCACAATGGCCCGACCCATCCT GGAACTTCGGGAGAGGCTGAAGCCAGAGCTCTTGGGCCTGATCCGTCAGCAGCGGCTGCTTCGGCTCTGTGAGGGGACACTTTTCCGTAAGATTAGCAGCCGCCGGCGACAGG ACAAGGTCTGGTTCTGCTGTCTCTCCCCTAACCACAAGATGTTGCAGTATGGGGACGTGGAGGAAGGAATGGCCCAACCCTCTCCAGAAAGCCTGCCTGACAAGC TCCCTGTGGCAGAGATGAGGGCATTGCTGCTGGGCAAGGACTGTCCCCACATCCGGGAGAAAGGCTCTGGGAAACAGAACAAG GACATCTGTGAACTTGCCTTCTCAGTCAGCTATGATGCTGGGGAAGAAGAAGCCTATCTCAACTTCATTGCTCCCTCTAAGCGGGAG TTCTGCCTGTGGACCGACGGGCTGAGTGCCTTGCTAGGTGGGGCCATGGGCAGCGAGCAGACGCGGATGGAGCTGGAGCTGCTGCTGGCTATGGAGACTAAGCTTCGGCTGTTGGAGTTGGAGAATGTGCCCATCCCTGACCAGCCACCCCCTGTCCCCCCGCCACCTACTAACTACAACTTCTGCTATGACTGCAGCATTGCTGAACCTTGA
- the LOC140521231 gene encoding F-box and leucine-rich repeat protein 13-like isoform X3 yields MLSYILSFLPLSDQKEASLVNRTWYYAAQSALREIDVRYIIPVSSASLTSIKSLSHRRVSCLRLTNVDSSWDASNVLQSISYYLGPHLQNLSLGGGSLTEASFIELITSCPGLQVLDLSGCNSLFMSGMFLDQPETVQQAREALANLRELNLANLRYLADTSFNRLSSCAPKLERLSLARCHITFDPHRSLSAQQDSSATLSFRNILYFLKERATHLVALDLSGTNLSPTALQALGQVVGLHLQELTLRGCRDISNEAVAALCHQQRGLISLDLSGCSELADGALLAVSKGLKRLQYLRMEKLQRLTDAGFSALHGLRELRSLDLAECCLVSGRELSRALEFPKGPPPHLTSLRLAYCSLLKDKSVISLAQELGSSLKVLDLSSCVSLTNSSLIAISANLPQLTVLRLAWCKEITDSGLLGLVDPSEEKDKGLKLSRIFGDMGFFLPQLPPAPLESPRPSLLMLRALQELDLTACSKLTDTSLAKVLKFPRLKQLSLSLLLELTDTGLVAVAKGCPSLEHLALSHCNHLSDRGWAQAANFWRRLQHLNLSSCNQLTEQTLVTIGKACRRLKVLDVSMCQGISMAAVGHFQAQLPHVTCVQSRFVGGADLAMSL; encoded by the exons ATAGATGTTCGGTATATCATCCCTGTGTCATCTGCCTCCCTTACTTCAATCAAGAGCCTGAGCCACAGGCGTGTATCTTGTCTTAGACTCACCAACGTGGATAGTTCTTGGGATGCCAGTAATGTGCTACAGTCAATCTCCTACTACCTAGGCCCACACCTGCAGAATCTGTCCCTAGGTGGGGGTTCCCTGACGGAAGCTTCTTTTATAGAGCTCATCACAAGCTGCCCTGGGCTACAGGTCTTGGATCTCAGCGGCTGCAACAGCCTCTTCATGTCAGGGATGTTCTTGGACCAACCAGAAACAGTACAACAGGCGCGAGAGGCCCTGGCGAACCTCCGGGAGCTCAACCTGGCTAACCTGCGCTATTTGGCAGACACCAGCTTTAACCGCCTGAGCAGCTGTGCCCCCAAATTGGAGCGCCTCTCCCTGGCCCGCTGCCATATCACTTTTGACCCCCACCGCAGTCTATCTGCTCAACAAGACTCTTCTGCCACCCTCTCCTTCCGCAACATACTCTACTTCCTGAAGGAGCGAGCCACTCATCTGGTGGCCCTGGATCTGAGTGGCACAAACCTGTCCCCCACAGCTCTTCAGGCCCTGGGACAGGTGGTAGGACTCCATCTGCAGGAGCTGACCTTGAGGGGCTGCCGGGACATCTCCAATGAGGCTGTGGCAGCCCTGTGCCATCAGCAACGAGGCCTTATCAGCCTGGACCTGAGTGGCTGCTCAGAGCTAGCAGATGGGGCCCTTCTGGCCGTGTCTAAGGGCCTGAAGAGACTTCAGTATCTTCGAATGGAGAAGCTGCAACGACTGACAGATGCTGGCTTCTCAGCCCTACATGGGCTTCGGGAGCTGAGAAGCCTAGATCTAGCTGAGTGCTGCCTCGTGAGTGGAAGGGAGCTGTCCAGGGCACTGGAGTTCCCAAAGGGTCCCCCGCCCCACCTCACATCTCTCAGACTAGCCTACTGCTCCTTGCTGAAG gaCAAGTCAGTGATCTCCCTGGCTCAGGAGCTTGGTTCCAGCCTCAAGGTGCTAGACCTGTCCTCGTGTGTATCCCTTACCAACAGCAGCCTCATAGCCATCTCTGCCAACCTGCCCCAGCTTACTGTCCTTCGTCTGGCTTGGTGTAAGGAAATCACTGACTCAGGGCTCCTGGGGCTGGTGGATCCAAGTGAGGAG AAGGACAAGGGACTGAAGTTAAGCAGGATCTTTGGAGACATGGGCTTCTTCCTCCCACAGCTGCCTCCAGCCCCCCTCGAGTCCCCCAGACCCTCACTGCTCATGCTGAGGGCCTTGCAAGAGCTCGACCTCACTGCCTGCAGCAAGCTGACAGACACCAGCCTGGCCAAG GTCCTGAAGTTTCCCCGTCTGAAGCAGCTGTCCCTGAGCCTGCTCTTGGAGCTCACGGACACAGGGCTAGTAGCTGTGGCCAAAGGATGTCCCAGCCTGGAGCACCTGGCCTTGAGCCACTGCAACCACCTGAGTGACAGGGGCTGGGCCCAGGCCGCCAACTTCTGGAGGAGGCTGCAGCATCTAAACCTCTCCAGCTGCAACCAGCTCACAGAGCA GACGCTGGTCACCATTGGAAAGGCATGTCGGAGGCTGAAGGTGCTGGACGTGTCCATGTGCCAGGGCATCAGCATGGCTGCCGTGGGGCACTTCCAAGCCCAGTTGCCCCATGTGACCTGTGTCCAGTCCCGCTTTGTTGGGGGGGCTGATCTAGCCATGAGCCTCTGA